A part of Bacillus rossius redtenbacheri isolate Brsri chromosome 1, Brsri_v3, whole genome shotgun sequence genomic DNA contains:
- the LOC134528294 gene encoding proteasome subunit alpha type-3: MSSIGTGYDLSASQFSPDGRVFQVEYAQKAVENSGTVVGLRGKDGVVFAVEKLVTSKLYEPGANTRIFNIDRHVGISVAGLISDARQIVETAKSEASNYRAQYGTDIPLKYLNDRVSMYMHAYTLYSAVRPFGCSIILGSYEVDKPVMFMIDPSGVSYGYYGCAVGKAKQAAKTEIEKLKLQDLSCRDLVKEAARIIYLVHDELKDKQFELELSWVGAATDGLHERVPTAVYQEAEKFAKAAMEDDSDSDTEDM; this comes from the exons ATGAGTTCTATTGGGACTGGT tatgacTTGTCAGCATCTCAGTTCTCTCCAGATGGACGAGTGTTCCAAGTTGAGTACGCTCAGAAAGCAGTCGAGAATAGTGG AACTGTCGTTGGTCTTCGAGGCAAGGATGGAGTCGTGTTTGCCGTGGAGAAGCTGGTTACTTCGAAGCTGTATGAACCTGGAGCAAACACAAGGATATTCAACATCGATAGACATGTTGGAATA TCTGTGGCGGGCCTGATCTCTGACGCCCGGCAGATCGTGGAGACGGCGAAGTCGGAGGCGTCCAACTACCGCGCCCAGTACGGGACGGACATCCCGCTCAAGTACCTGAACGACCGAGTGTCGATGTACATGCACGCCTACACGCTGTACAGCGCTGTGCGGCCGTTCGGCTGCAGCATCATCCTCGGCTCGTACGAGGTGGACAAGCCGGTCATGTTCATGATCGATCCTTCCGGCGTGTCCTAC GGTTACTATGGCTGTGCAGTCGGCAAGGCGAAGCAGGCAGCGAAGACGGAAATAGAAAAACTGAAGCTGCAAGACCTGTCGTGTCGAGATTTGGTGAAAGAAGCGGCAAGAAT AATCTACCTGGTGCACGACGAGCTGAAGGACAAGCAGTTTGAGCTGGAGCTGAGCTGGGTGGGCGCGGCCACGGACGGCCTCCACGAGCGGGTCCCCACGGCCGTGTACCAGGAGGCAGAGAAGTTCGCCAAGGCCGCCATGGAGGACGACTCCGACTCGGACACCGAGGACATGTGA